One genomic segment of Musa acuminata AAA Group cultivar baxijiao chromosome BXJ3-3, Cavendish_Baxijiao_AAA, whole genome shotgun sequence includes these proteins:
- the LOC103980003 gene encoding phosphatidylinositol/phosphatidylcholine transfer protein SFH11-like, whose amino-acid sequence MAVAPQDAIKQLSALMDEVDEPRKRTFQNMHQGYPTATLGRFLKAREWSVAKAHKMLIDCLNWRIQNHIDDILTKPIIPAELYRGVRDSQLIGLSGYSNEGLPVFAIGVGLSSFDKASVNYYVQSHIQINEYRDRVILPAATKKYGRHIGTCVKVLDMTGLKLSALSHIKLLTIISTVDDLNYPEKTETYYVVNAPYVFSACWKVVKPLLQERTRRKVQVLQGCGRNELLKIMDYSSLPHFCRRENYGSSRISSAGADVCYSLDHPFHQQLYNYIKQEALTQECVSLLKQGSFHVDVPGADTEGTNIVKALESELHKIGGHDGLTHPLNGLRINDA is encoded by the exons ATGGCGGTCGCTCCTCAGGACGCCATCAAACAGCTCTCCGCTCTGATGGACGAAG TGGATGAGCCGCGGAAGCGTACATTTCAG AATATGCACCAGGGATATCCAACAGCAACGTTAGGGCGCTTTCTCAAGGCCAGAGAGTGGAGTGTTGCCAAAGCACATAAGATG CTGATAGATTGCTTAAACTGGAGGATTCAAAATCACATCGATGACATCTTGACT AAACCTATAATACCAGCAGAATTATATAGGGGGGTTCGTGACTCGCAACTTATTGGATTGTCAGGATACTCAAATGAG GGGCTTCCTGTTTTTGCAATAGGTGTTGGCCTCAGCTCATTTGACAAAGCGTCG GTAAACTACTATGTGCAGTCACACATTCAAATCAATGAGTATCGAGATCGTGTAATATTG CCTGCTGCAACTAAGAAGTATGGGCGGCATATTGGGACATGTGTGAAAGTTTTGGATATGACTGGTCTGAAGCTTTCGGCACTGAGCCATATAAAG CTATTAACCATCATATCTACTGTCGATGACCTTAACTATCCTGAGAAGACAGAGACTTACTACGTAGTTAACGCTCCATATGTATTCTCAGCATGTTGGAAG GTTGTGAAGCCTCTTCTACAAGAAAGGACAAGAAGGAAGGTACAAGTACTGCAAGGTTGTGGCAGAAATGAGCTGTTGAAG ATAATGGACTATTCTTCTCTTCCCCATTTCTGTCGACGAGAAAATTATGGGTCATCTCGGATTTCATCTGCTGGTGCTGATGTCTGCTACTCCTTGGACCATCCCTTCCACCAACAGCTCTACAACTACATCAAGCAGGAAGCACTAACCCAGGAATGTGTATCACTCCTGAAGCAAGGATCCTTCCACGTAGATGTGCCTGGAGCTGACACCGAGGGAACAAATATAGTCAAGGCATTAGAGTCTGAGCTCCACAAGATCGGCGGCCATGATGGGCTCACTCACCCACTAAATGGTCTCCGGATCAATGATGCATGA